AGAgttggtttgtttatttgaacgtacTACTCGCTGGAACCAGttagatttgaataattatttttatctttaaatatatctagtatatttatcgaggaaagcaaGCTGGCCTGTGAGGCACATCCAGATATACTGAATACGGTGCAGCTGCCGTGAGACTCCGGAGCAGAGGGTGGCCACCGAGCTAGTTTTAGTGAGGTATAAATCCTACTCTTTCTAGTATTTTATCCCCTTAAAGCTTTCAGCGCCTTTCAAAGGTTTTCTCCCGTGATCAAATAAAgggaaacaaataaacattgtacAATACCAGAAAAGACAATAGTAATACCGGTGCGAATCCGGGGCAATCTCTAGTTATAATACTGAAGTTAGTTTAACAATGATCCATACTTAATTATAtgatatctattaaattattattgtatgtatacgCATAAGGAAACATGGACTAATTCATGttaaaataatgcatttttttttctctgtcTTGGGGCTTTCGACAATAGAGTAAGATCGAGTAGGCCGGTTAGACGCAATTTATTGTCGAAAGCATATATCGCTGCCCTAGTTCAACAGTAAGATATGTTGAACAAAGTATGTTTTGAGTAATTCGTACTTTTATGATTTCAGTGTCATTAATTCACTCGTTGTTAATTGAAATGTGGgtgattttttaaacatagcttagttgaatGTGCGTGTGTGTTTAATGTGTTTCTTCTTGactttataaatatcttaagatGTCAGAATCTTGAACTTAAGGTCGGTAAAAACATGCTTAAATGTCTCAGTAAGACATTGTTTTTTAGGCACTTTGGTTGCGTTTTACAAATATCCGATTTTTGAACCGGACAGAAGAGCAAATTtttcacatgaaacaaaacttaactcaattttgttttttttttaagatatctTACTGTTGAACTAGGGCAGCGATATTATAACTTTCGGTTCTCAGTGGTCTCTTGTTGCCGTCGCCGCGtatacgcacgctgctcatgatgaagagtttcTATGTgactgtgactcaaaactagtagagcttttctccattaatatacgtgagtaaaccgtgatttgcTAGTTAATTTGTTCCCTgggtaattaatataaaaatatttatactaatatactcttaagataacaattttattagaatGTTACATTTAAGCAGTCggtccatttttttattaacaaaactttGCCCTacatttggattttctcctgtatcgtgggtacaGTTCGtaccgtttacaaacatacaagttcacaatatGCTCATAacatccagacccggaacaacaatctgtggatcacacaacgacttgttccgtgcgggaatcgaacccgcgacacgttgcacggcagccagttgcctagccaccgagccaactgtgcagtcgaaTTGCAATGCGTGCCATTCCGTAATCACAAGCCTTGTTCACGTCAGCTATGGTGCTTACGGTGGGTTGAGCTATGGAAAACACCCAACATGTAAGAATATAAAGTAGTCGTTTCGTCCCAATTAATAACTCATCTAATTTATAGTTAGCAGAATATTTTGAAGTTAGGATATCGTCAGCTGGGTATAAAGTGGAGGATTAAATGTCAGTTTATAATACAAAGTTTGTGTATTAATTTGATATGATTTAGTTATGCGCCTTACTAATTTATAATAGCAAAAATTCtgcattacattacatattactATTAGAATTAATGTAAGGCGCACAATAttttagagctttaaagcgTTTGAAATCGTTTTGGCCCATGGAAATGATACGTGCCTTATGATACCGCTTCACAGGTCCGAAGCGATTAGAGCTAGTTTAGCCCCCACACACACAGAACTAAGACAACTTTCAAGTCCAGACAGAAAGAGTATTTACTCGCAAAACAATATGCatttgaaaacatttaaaattactttatccTCTATTTGATTATCGCCTGCGTCCGAACTACTGGTCAAGCAGGTTTAGgggtggtggcccggaggtttaggATGTCCACTTCTCATGCATCCTCATGCATGCATGCGCGgactcgaaacctaccaacagtcagtaccaatgtgactttttccaagttatatgtattttcccCTTTGCAACTCGTCATTGTTTATTATGCTTATTGAGTGATTGTTGATTATCATAATGTATATCAAATGTAATGTGTAGGCATGTATAttctgatccgaagctgcgaacctgatccgaagctgcggactacctagcgggtttaccggagctccgggtcgaaaagcaggagaaggaacggggtggtttttagtcagtaagagtctgacactccctctcgccttgcccaaggcgggagaagtcattggatgattttccccctcaaaaaaaaaaaggcatgTATATTGTAGATTCGAGTGTGAAGCAACCGTGGGCTGCAGCTAAATATCAGCAAGGGCTATCCTTTGCACAATACTTAGCTTTGCCACCCGACTTTATGTTGAGCTGAGGCCCTTTTGACATAATactgtttgtttatgttataagtcaatttgtttaaaaaattgtGGTAAGGTAGTTTAAACCCAGGAAAAAATTacaagatactttttattcaagGATTTTCCGAAAATCTGGTACTGGAAAAATTGGAACTAAGTGTACCAGTTGTTAAGACCCTGTCAGTTCTGGTCTCTCTCTCTAATTCTAAGAGGATCAGGTTCTTTATAGGCTGGAAGTACTAATATTCATTCTTAACTTTaatgtgaaacaaaataaaaaataaaacaacatctcattttacaaacatttatttaaagaataaattaaacaaaacgaataaatagtaaaaaacaCAATACGCAATCTTGAACAAACCATAGAAGTATAAGGGCATCATGATAAAAGTAACGATTTTCAAAACAGTTTGCTTTTTACGTCCGTATATAGTACCATTTAGGCCATCTTTTACAAAATACTTTCTCAGCCCGAGACACCATACTAATATGTATTCAGGCCAGTCTATGTCCGTCACATCAAAATTGAAGATCTTTCGGTCATCCTCTGAAAGACTGTCAAAGAGTGCTACCGTGTTTCGGTCATCAAATTTCCAGTGATGTGATAGAAAATGTGAAAGCGCCATTGTCATTTTGCTCAATTTCTGAGCTAGTTTCCCGaatctgaaattaaaaataaggcattaataaaatttaatccgttaaaaaataaatcatatacGGTTCAGCTAGTCCTGTTTTCGTTATTTGATTTCAGAACTACTTATAATTGGCTAgttcggcaaacttcgtaccccctcaattatttttttctcactttaaaaccttccttggacttccacaaataatttaagccCAAAATTTGCCAATTCAGTCTAGCCGTTTTCGAGCTTTAGTGagacaaacagcaattgatttttatataaatagagaTTTAAAATACGGTCATAAAATTCACTGGCAATTTTACCTTCTTTCCTTTCCAAAGAGAACCATGACTGCATCCACAATGTATGCAGGAATGAGATGAAGAAGCCAGGCGTATATCCAATATAGAAGTCGTATATTGGTGCACCAAGCGAATGTGTATGATACTGCCTTTGGCGTTGGATAATATCTTGCTTTATTAGCCAAAATGTCTTGCACAACTCCTAGGAAAGATAAATACAAGTAGTACATAacaaacatatatgtatatggtcatcaagaataagagtgtGCACCAAATATCTAAACGATAGAACATGAGAAAGGGGGTTAAAATCTTAAATTGCAATTGACCGAAGCAAACAAataggtcaagctaaataaaatcgtataaaaaaaattaaaggcaATACGATatcgttttaaaattatactttaaagtttttattttagttaacaaAAAAGAGTATATCGGTCTTGGACACACTTTtaggtaaaacaaaattaatggtATGTAATATCTTACTCCAAGTTATTGGTTTTCTAGTAGCTGTAGAGACtgtataaatttttatttcatcctTTTCTGGCGCTGAACTTTTAGTCCTCGTCGTCTCCCATGCAGCAGTAAGTATGGCGTTGTTCACATAATCCACAGGtacaaaatctaatttatttgaatgttcACCGTAAGCTGTGTGCGCTACTCCCAATCCAACAGCGTACACATACTGAAAATTggtcaatagattaaaaaatagtACACAGACTTTAAGGGTCGCCATACTTGGACTAGTTATAGTGGTCAGAATCGGCTGACTGACTGACGACTAGTGAACTACAgacttgtacatacatacatatacggACTGCTTGAGCAGTGGCATCTGCTATGGGCGGTTAACATTTCATCACGTAGTCAAGCAGTAGCCAGCCATACGCTGACTTTCGAGCTGTCTGCTCTCGTGAAACTCTTGCTTTTTATTGCATGACACGTCATTTATCATTACATTGAAATTGCTAACTTGTTCGAGCAGCTATCAATGGCAGCTTCAAGCTGTTCATTCTAAGTGTAAGAGGGGTTCGTGTATGTGAATCACTGggtaactgctcgagcagtccgtggtTAGATAATATAGCACTCGACTCGGTACATTTGATTAGGTTAAAAGTGTGACTCTTTACATGCCAGGCAATTTTTGACCTAGGTGATATCGCCTTGGTCAGGGATGTGTGAACCCGAAATGCGGCACAATATTTTAGACATGTAATTGATCAAAGTCAaggtcaacattatttatttcaaatagaccgggaaggcattttacaaatattacaacTGCTATGGGCGGTTAATGTTTCATCACGTAGTCGAGCAGTAGCCAGGCATACGCTGACTCTCGAGCTTTGCTTTTTTATTGCATGTCACGTCATTACATTGAAATTGCTAACTTGCTCAAGCTATCAATGGCAGCTTCAAGCTGTTCATTCTAAGTGTAAGAGGGGTTCGTGTATGTTAATCACTGggtaactgctcgagcagtccgtggtTCGATAATATAGCACTCGACAGATTTGACTGGCAAATTTGACTAAGGTTAAAACTGTGTTTAGGTCATGGATGTGCGAACCCGTGGCACGCAGCACATTATTTTAGACATGTCATCAGATCACAAAATCTGTTCGTGCTTCAACCATTTTGTCAAAGTAAAACATAAAGGAAATGGTAAAACATAGAGTAAATGCTGTGATACTTACCCCACTGGCTCCATAGATACAAGATAAGTCTACCCATCCTGGGCTTGGTTCTTGTATTGAGCACGTCACTGTAATAGAACAGTCACTAGTTTTAGTCTCAGTTTTAACTAACTATTTAGGTCTTCAAATATGTGTATTAGAaactacacttgggagcaaagaaatggAGCCAAACgcgtattctttttttttcaaggaaCCCTCattaattagaaaaagaaatattcgtttttcaataaaataattttattttaatgataattaaattgcctttcatacgacatacgttacccattaataaaaaaaaatgcatcagAACATATgtatcaagaaataaaaaagaaaaacgcaAGTTACTCCGTTTCTTTACTTTCaagtgtataaaaaaaaacatttaccgATTGATGGTCTGACTACACATAACGGGAGATCTTTACCCATCGTCCTGACTAGCTCTTCAGCGACCGCTTTTGTAAATGTATACGTGTTGGGCCAACCTTTTATCAAACTGAAAGATAAGAGATACTGATGATGTTTTTcttgtaattaagtatttttgagCGAAacatatcgctcacctagtaatatattggtacatctgcaaaaaatgctaatctatttatttccatattcatcgagagaggtcgtaagtgtcattataccattattgtagtttcccccctcaagcacgtaaaacaacggttcattggttagtaaactaaaaactaaacaagtcgggtaaactatgaaaaccgtaaatgtgccaatatgcCAATAGGTGTGCGATATAAAGGTACAAGGACAAATAAATGCatctttttgtaaattattacaatagaCGTCACTTAAAAAGTAATATGTTCGTTAAAAGGTATAAAATGTTGACTGTTTGTTATTTAGTTAAGATTTAAAGTTAATGATATGTTGGCGAAATAgatttacatacattacataggcgaatttacatacatacaatgttatattttgatcaCACATAACTTTTTGTACCTACATAGAGACTGTTAATCTGACTCTTACCAAAATTGACTGCGTACCCAAAACGTATTAAGATTGTGTTCAACatagctttttttattaaaagagcATAATGTCTAGTCTAGCGATGGATACTAGCTAATGAGGCTGATTGTGATATAAAAAGGACATTCAAAAACATACCttgttgttatgttatttagtcTTTCTTCATCCATACTTTCAGCTACACCGATCAAATTTTCGGGACTGATTGGACTTTCGtagaatttttccaatacatcaCCAGCGATATATTCATCTCGCGCATGTGAAAATGCTGTTGATACGTATACAAAGGAcctaaaagaaaaaacaaaagaaaattgaatttataaaaaacgTTGCTATTAACAGAAACACAAATTACAATTAAGTTCAGTCGTGATGGCCCAAAGGGTTAAAACTTGGCAAGTAATGAATGTAAAATTTTTCgaataattatatatgtataggcATACAATgtgtatacaatatacatacagttTGACACTAGTGTCATATGGTAAAAACGAACCTTGTAaggaaatagaaaatataactaaaaacaatCCCAAAATCCCTCCAGAATTTTCATTACATGTACCAATACGAGttgaattaaagtttaattacaaGTTCATTTGCCGCACCAGTTCCATGatgataaagtaaattaaatagattatgatgtactagcttctgccagcagcttggCTTGCATTCCTTGTGGTAAccaatgtgttattccagaccattatctacccctgttccaaattcagcccgatcccttcagccgttttgacgtaaaggTTTAACAAACTAACATACAAAACTTTAGCATACTTATATAACATTAGTAGGATAATAATATGTGAACAAACCTTAATTTTTTACATGCTTTGCCTAAAGCAAGTACTTCTCTTGTACCACGAATATTGATGAACGTGGCTAACTTAAGTTCTTCATCGAATCTTGTCGTTGCAGCCAAATGGAATACTATGTCCACCTGAATATGCAAGTCATTATTAGCATATCGAAACAGtggaaacaaaaaataaaatttgtttactATATCTTCTGAGGTTGTCTTGACCACTTCAAGAACACTTCTTGTGGGTTTGATTAATATGCAAATTGCAGAGCTTATTgttttagaataatattataatgatgttaCCTTTTATGCTATGTAAGGTACACATTAATGTGTACGTATActttaaagtataaataaataatgtgcaaagtcatgccttttatccccaaagggaacattgccatgtactgggcacaattccagactccatgctactattgagaaaattTTGGAAATCCGAAGAGAGCCCAGCTCTGCCTGgactgggaatcgaacccaagaccgcACTTGTGACCAGtcaatcaacgaggcagtctaaataaataagtaaatataatataatcacaAACCTCATCAGCAATAGTGTTCCAGTCTTTGTCACTCAAGCCAAGCTTTAGTTCTGACGTGTCTCCTGACACAGCAACTATTTTGTCGGCAAATTCGGGCTGCTGCTCTCGAAGCGTGTCGTAtaactaaaaaatacattatttatatatctACTCTCAGATATTCTTTTTTACtggtataag
This genomic interval from Spodoptera frugiperda isolate SF20-4 chromosome 6, AGI-APGP_CSIRO_Sfru_2.0, whole genome shotgun sequence contains the following:
- the LOC118267780 gene encoding fatty acyl-CoA reductase wat-like, which translates into the protein METETLDPAQAFMAKVSDRFKPVHELTARGTSSVQQFYSGATVFLTGGSGFLGKQLIEKLFRATKISKIYVLLRCKKGKSMEQRLVDMLKDPLYDTLREQQPEFADKIVAVSGDTSELKLGLSDKDWNTIADEVDIVFHLAATTRFDEELKLATFINIRGTREVLALGKACKKLRSFVYVSTAFSHARDEYIAGDVLEKFYESPISPENLIGVAESMDEERLNNITTSLIKGWPNTYTFTKAVAEELVRTMGKDLPLCVVRPSIVTCSIQEPSPGWVDLSCIYGASGYVYAVGLGVAHTAYGEHSNKLDFVPVDYVNNAILTAAWETTRTKSSAPEKDEIKIYTVSTATRKPITWRVVQDILANKARYYPTPKAVSYTFAWCTNIRLLYWIYAWLLHLIPAYIVDAVMVLFGKERRFGKLAQKLSKMTMALSHFLSHHWKFDDRNTVALFDSLSEDDRKIFNFDVTDIDWPEYILVWCLGLRKYFVKDGLNGTIYGRKKQTVLKIVTFIMMPLYFYGLFKIAYCVFYYLFVLFNLFFK